From the genome of Erinaceus europaeus chromosome 1, mEriEur2.1, whole genome shotgun sequence:
TTCTATGTATTTAAAATatccatcaattaaaaaaagcTTCAGATGGAtaatgagaggaggggagggcaaggttAGAGCACGCAGAGTATAGATGCTCATCAGATGTTGATAAGGTGGAATCACACTGAGTGTCTGGAGCAGCCACAAGGAAAAATGTAAGAGGTACATCTAAAACCACCAGAGAGGAAGTAAGATGCAATACTCGAGCTCCCAGTCAGAAGAGGGCACCTGGAAACTGGAACAGATGGAAAGAACGATCACTGAGTGGAAAGTGGTCTCCTAACGGCACAGCCCTGAGGATGCTCTTGACCTATCCCTTTTTGGAAAACTCTTAAGAATCCTAAGATGTAAGAATTGAACTGTGACATAAACCACTTCCAGGATCCACGATGATCCCCTGAGAGGTGCAAAAGCACAGGGAAGGTGTGACCATAGAGCCAAGGGTTTGGAAACAGAAGTGCCACTGGGGCTACCataaacaagcagcagacagtcTAACTGTTCCCATAACATTCTCCAGGAGGTCTGAACAGAACCCAACCCACAACAGTATTCAACAGACCCAGAAAGTAATTCCAAACTACTTGACAATGAAACAACCAAGAAAGTCTAACTAACTCTTCAGGAAAAGACAATCAGTGCATGCTACTGTGAGAAGGCTCAGCGGACAAAACTACCaggaaaaaatccaaacaaacaaaagcacacTAATATTATAACCATACTCCTTGAGATAAAGAAATCACTTGAAGTGAACAGAAAGATGGAAGATCTTATCAGAAAAAGGTAAGGCATTACATTAAAAGAACCAAAGTGGGGAAAAatatattgccactagggttatcactagggctcaatgcctgcacgaCAAACCCACATCTCCCTACAGacatctttctcttttcattttatttgctagcacagagggaattgggggggggatagagagggagaaagagagacacttgcagacctccttcaacCCTTATGAagtctcctccctgcaggtggggagcagggtaatgtgtgcactcaactgggtgcaccactgccactgCCTCCGAAGGACATTTCAAAGCTTAAATAATACATTACAGGCCATGTTCACTCTTTTAGAGGATAAACCTAACACTAGCAGAACATACATTTACCAAGACAGGGTATTATCCTAGACTACAGTACAAACATTAATAAGCttaaagaagggagttgggctgtagcgcagtgggttaagcgcaggtggcactaaacacaaggactgacataagggtcctggttcaagtccccggctcctcacctgcaggggagtcacttcacaagtggctaagcaggtctgcaagtgtctgtctttctctccccctctccgtattcccttcccctctccatttctctctatcctatccaacaataacaacaataataactacaacaataaaacaagggcaacaaaaggaaataaagaaagaaaaataaaaaattagaaaataagctTAAAGAAATTGCATAACTATATTCTCTAAACATAATAGAATTTAATTAGaatcagaaaataaaattctatCCAGAAATAGCTGAGCATCTGGAAATTTAATAGTACACTTGTAAATAGCCCAAAAGTTAAAGAAGAAATCtcaggaaaaataagaaaatctgcAGAGCAATGCTAGTAGGGTGGGTGGAGGTTCTCAGATTCTAGTGAGGAGCTGGTCTGGTGAGATTGTGAATGAAGACTGAATTACGATATCACTTGAAATTTTTGAAATACTACAAAAGTAGTATTTAGGAGGATATTTATGGCATGAGatgtttttaaagaatatttatttatattattgactatataaatagagacaaaaagaaattgagagaagagggggtagatagaaaaggaaagagacagacatctaaaccctgcttcaccactactgaagccATTCGCCTGTAGGTGGGTACCAGCAGCTTGTACCTGGGtgcctgtgcactataatgtgtacacttaattaGATGcgttaccacctggcctctagcatttgattttttttttttttgtctccagggttgtcactgtcggtgttagcactacaaatccactgttactggaggccattttttcttttttaaaaaataggctaggacgggagtcgggctgtagcgcagcgggttaagtgcaggtggcgcaaagcacaagcaccggcataaggatcccggttcgaaccccggctccccacctgcaggggagtcacttcacaggcggtgaagcagatctgcaggtgtctatctttctctcctcctctctgtcttcccctcctctctccatttctctctgtcctatccaacaacgacaacaacaataataactacaacaataaaacaacaagggcaacaaaagggaataaataaataaaataaattaaattaaaaaaaataggctaggacacagaaaaattgagagaggaggtgaagatagagagggggagagaaaaatagacatttgcagacctgcttcactgcttgtgaagcgaccccccctttgcaggtagggagccagatgggggctcaaaccgggattcttgcaccagtccttgtgttttgtaccacatgcacttgacccagtgcactaccgcctggctccccctaGCATGGGatgtttatagaagaaaatagtTAAGGTCTCAAGTTAATCGTCTAAATGATCATTGTATGCATctagaaaaataagataaattaagCCTCACGCAAACCTaaagaagaaataagtaaaattggaaggagagggaggacaaggaggaggaagtgggggaggagaaggagaaaaggaatagAGAAAAATACAGGAAGCCAAATCATTTAATGATAATAGCAGCACTGGTAAACTCCTagagaagagagaagacccaGGTCACTAACAtcagaaatgaaaaaggagacATCGATACTGTCCTCACAGGCTGTAAGAATGGTAAGTAATCACTACAGCAACTCTGTGTCCCCAACCCTCCCCCCTGAATTGACAACTAAGACACACTGGATCAATTCCTGGAAAAATACAAATTGTTAAAAcctacttaagaaaaaaaaaaacctacttaagAAGAAGTGCATAATCTGAATCTCCACTTAGCTACTAAAGGCATTCGATTAGTAATTAGAAACTGTGCACAGAACTACAGGACCAGGTGACTTCACTGAAGAGttctaccatttttttttaaaagataggacagagagaaatggagagaggatggggaggtagagagggagagagacagagagacacctgcagacctgctttaccactcatgaaatgtcttcccttcaggcagggagcagggactcaaacctgggtcctttcacttggtaatatgtatgcttaaccaggtacaccaccactcagccccatacCAAACTTCTAAGGGAGAAATAATGACATTTCTACACAATCTCTTCCAGAAAATGCACAGAAATGAGTAATCCCAACTCAGTGTTGTGAGGTCAGTGTTATCTTGATACCCAAAATGATCAAAGAGGTTAGATGAAAATAAAACCATTGGGGTGCTGAGCAGTGGAACACCTGCTTAAGTagacacattgccatgtgccaggacctgggtttgagacccctcccaaccttcagtggggaagctttatatggggtgaagtaggtctgtaggtatttatctctttccttttctgtctcctcccctcttctctctgtcttatcaaataagattgaaagaatgaaaaaaaaatggctgccaggagtggtgtatttgtagtgttggcactgagccccaacaaataAAACACTGGTAGAGGTGAAGTATACCTGACCAAGTGGAATTTGTCTTGGGAGTGTGAGGCTGACCCAACATTAAAAGTTAGTCAATATTTTTCACTGACATGAAATTTCTAAAGGAGTcaaattcatagagacagaaagtggaaTGGTGGCTTCTAGGGGTTAGGGAGGGATAAATGAGGAATTAGTGTTCAGTGAGGATGGAGTTTTTGTCTAAGATGTGAGAGTTCTAGAGAGGATAGTGGTGATGTCTATATAATATTGTGAATGGATTTGGTGCCACTGAATTGTCCACTTAATAGAACTAGGGCCTGAactggtgtacttggttaagtgcacatattactgtgtacaaggacctgggatcaagttcccagtccccacccacagggtggaagcttcacaaacagtggaccaatgttacaggtctctctctctctctctttcaccttctctatctgcctcttctccatttatctctatccaaaataaataagtatattaaacAATAAAAAGCATAGTGAAAATTGGAAATTGTATGTATATTGTGttagtaaaaattaattaattgctgCAGTATACCCAGTTGActcacaaataaagaaaaaacaccatatagtcatatcaataaatgtagaaaaaaaaagaaaaaaatgtagaaaaaatatCGAATAGTATTCAGTATCCTTTCAAAACTAAAACCTGAGCAAACTTGGAGTAGAAGGGTTCTTCCTAATCTaattaaaagcaacaacaacaacaacaaacaaacaaaataggggcaagggagacaacataatgttaTAGAagaagacttctatgcctgaggctctgaagtcccatgttcaatcttcagtactaccataaatcagagttgagcactgctctggtgtctctctctctctctctcaaataaatattaaaaaccaaccaaccaaccaagcaaccaaaaaaaaaaaacaacactatattccttaagagagaagaaacaatactgggaagcttttttttttttttcctgttcaagTTCAACATCATAATTGAGCAATaagtaagaaaagaaattaaaggtaTATAGATTGGAAAAGGATGACATAAAACTTTCTCTGTGCATAGGCAACCAGACTGTCTACACACAAAATCCCATGGAACCTACAAAAGATTTTCTAGGATTAATAGATGTGTTATGATTGCGAATGACAACTTcaatatataaaaacaaatcaTATTTATGTAGAATATCCCTGAAGACAAGATTTATGAAGTAATATCATTGTACAATAGCATCAGACCATGAATATTTAGGTACATCTAGTAAAATTAATGTAGTATCTTGCTGCCAAAACAGCTAATGATAAAGAAATCAGAATGCAAGTGCACAGAGGAGCAtgctatgctcatggattgggggCTTGATGGAGAGATGTCAGATCTCCTCACATTGATCTATAGTGTAGATTGACATAATACTAATCAAAATCCCAGCAGGCTTCCAGAAAAATGTTGAAGAGCTCATTAACATTTTTTACATAGTAAACAAAGGAAGGGGAACAGCCAAAACAATTTTGGAAAAGAACAAAGTTGTGAGGCTGTTGCTACTTGAAAAACTTACTCTAAAAGTATGGCATTCTAGGTGGGCAGAAATGGGGGCACTGACACTGAAGGCAGGATGGGTGTGGGTTGCTTGTACTGCCTGTGAGCTCAGCTGAGTGCTGATTAAGGCGCAAGAACACTTCATAGAGAAAACGGTTGTTTTTCTACAAGGGGTACCAGATCATTTTGTGATATAcatgcaaagagaaaaaaaggtagACATATTGTATAGAAAAACCAATCCCAAAAGGGTCATAAATTCAAATACAAAACTGTAAAAATTATAGAAGTTAGCAGGGAAGAAAGCCCTGGTAACACTAGGTTAGGCACAATACCTAGAACACAATCTATGAATAGTTTTGGAGAACTATATATAGTCCCTTGTAGGAGGGTGAAGTGATGGCCACTGAGTAGGGCAACAGTGGCATGAATGATTCTCCAAGAGAAGGAAAAGGCAAGACTcccagctctgtccccagaggACCCCTGGACACAGCTCCTTCTTCCCTTGCAACCTTCTGTAACCTGAACAAGTTTCAAACTGCAGAAAAGCTGCAAGAAAAGTAGAGAGCTATTCTCTACTCCTTTTCTAGATCtgctgattttgtttgtttgggtttacCTCCCACATACTCCTCCTTGGATGTATCCACTTGGGTGTGTTTTCTGAATTGCTTGTGGGTGGTTGAAGGCATCTCATTTCTAGACCTCTGAATACCTAACTCCTTGTGTCTTTTGTAAGACAGGGACCTCTATTGTTTCAAAACCAAGAAACAACTTTGAAGTTGCATCACCATTTAATCTACAGAATGCATCAGCCTAGGTCTGGAATTGTCTTCCTTTCTGACCAGAGCCATGTCAGTGTTGCCTCTTTACCGCCCTTTACCACTCCTCAGATTGTCTTGATCTCTTATGGCCTGTGCATGCCCTGAGATCAGGCTGTCTGACTGTAGAAGGTTCCTTGATTTATGGGACTAAGTGATATGGATTGAGGGTCCTCGTTTTGGGCAGGGACCCCTGAGGAGCTCCTGTGTCCTCAGTGCATCCCAGAAGAAGGCATATGGTGTCAGTTTGGGAGTCATTTATTTTGGTGTCTgctatgtttccctttataatgtCATTTTTGTGACAACCTTGTCACCTATCAAACTTCACTTTCTGGTATTAGTGCCACCAACGCCCAGTTGGTTAGGCTTCCAGAGCCTGTGCTCATGGATTGTGGTAGGTGAAAGAGCAGGAGAGTCAGGGTACCATCACCAGGCCAATGTGTGAGCTCCCACAGTATTCAGACCCTGCCCCCCAACATCCTTCCTGGACATAGGGGGTGCCCTTGGAACCCCAGGGAGAGGTCATAGGCAGCTGGTACCCAGGATACATACAGATCATAGCCTAATTTCACTAGAACTCATTTCTTCCCACTGTGTGGAAACAGGTCCTAGCTTCCTCACCCTCTATGGAGGCTGGGTCCTTAGATGCTGCCTGGCCTATGGTGTGAACTCAGCAGGTGGATGTGTGAGCTCCCACAGGACTCAGACTTCACCCCCAACTTCCTTCCTGGACTGACCAGTGTCTCTGAGCTCAGGCCCATCCTGTGAATAGTGTTTCTGTTTGAGCTGAAGGTGAAAGAGTTTCttgggaagaggaacaaaggggcAGGGTCCTGGGTTTTGAGGCTGGCAAATGATTCAGAATGGTGATAATAACTGGAGGCACAGAGAACCACAGACCAGGAGCTTGCAgcttgggggcgggggagagaaggCCTTTATGAAATGGTTTGCAGTGATGCAGCTACTGAATTTAGCCTCCTTTTTCCTATGCAAGGTATGCTGGGTTGGGAGAGGTTGCCTTGACCTGGGAGCAGTCAAGACCCCCATCTCTCCGGGTAGGGTTATGTGCTCTCAGGAGACACAAGCTTTCCTACTGCTGGAGCATCATGACTGCATATACTGCACAGCCAGCAGAAGCAGCTCTCAGTGGAGGAAGCCCTGCCCTGAGGATTCTACAAGTCACTAGTGAGCACTGTTTGTGAGGCCTGGATGCAGGTCCCAGGTGTTCTGGCATGGCCACAGCACTGAGTTTTGGGACAGCCACTATCCTAGAGGTTTCTGTTTAAGCACCTGCTAAGAGAAGCAGGGCCATAGTCAGGTTTTGGATTCTGAGAGCCCCTTGCCTCCTCTCAGTGGGCACAGATACTCTGGTTTGAGGCAGAAGAGGAGACCTCTAGATCTCCTTCTGTAGCTGACAGGGCACCGTGCAGGAGTCAGGCATAGTCTCTGTGTGTGCTTATGTACATGTATAGTACCTGTCCCTCTGTGCTTGAATgcttgtgtgtgtctgtatgtggaTGCTGTTCCCCAGGCTCTTACTCTGGGCACTCCTCCCATAACTGGGAAGATGAGAGTCCACACAGGGACAGCGCATGTCCAGGAAGCCAGAACCCTGACTACTCCTGACGTGGCCCTGGTGCTTACAGCTGGTGGCGTAGTTGTGACTGATGGAGGTACAGAAAGAGGAGGCGGCAAGGCCAAGGCCGTACTGCTCCTGTGGGGATGTGTATGTAAGTGCACATCCTGCATGCAGAACCCTAACAGGCCTGACTGAATCAGATGGCAGAGCACACAATCAGCCCAGCAGTGGCTCCTAAGCCAGCAGCCTGTCCTTTAAAGAAGAATAGACCTTGATCTTTCAGGCAGTGACACAGAATTAGGGTCTGTCCACATTCTGTGCTCACACATCAGCCAAGAGGACAACATATTGGGCCACACCAGCCTTGTAGGGCACCAGGATGCAGAGCCTGGACATTGAGGGAGGCAGGGTGATGGTCTCAGGTGGGACCCATAGAGGGTGATCTCTCACTGTGCCTCTTCCTTGAGCAGGGAGAGGACTGGAGAGCAGAGCTCCCTCAGCACCATGTAGCTATGTGCAAGGAATTCTTTGTacaggagacacctgtagccatgAGTTCTTAGAGTGACATGGGGACAGGAGCTTAATTCTGACACTCTGACACTTGGGCTTCTTGTGCAGACGGAGTGTTTGCCCACATACAACCTGCCTACACACCCATTGTACAGTACACAGGCACACCTGACACAGCACACCTAGTGCTCCTGGCACATCCTGGCTTCCAAGGCAGCAGTACACACTGTCCTGGAAAGACTGATGGGTCTAGTGTGGAAGGACAGCCAGACAAGGACAATCCCATTCTGAGCTCCTCTTCCCACTAAGCAGAGCACATGAAggccccacccagcccctcagtccTGGGCCTTCCTTATCTACGCATGGAGAAACTCCTTGCCCTTCTGTGGCTACCCTGCTCCTGGGCCCCCACAACAATCTAAGTGGCATTTCTGCTCTGACTTCCTCTTTTTGGTATCGAAAGCTCAGGGCCATTGCCTGGCTGTCCATGCCAATACAGCCTTCTCCTCAGGACTGAACCCCTGACCCCCTTCCAGTCATCTTCTCTTAGTGACTCTTAGAGAGGATCCCTCTGGGTTCCTTGACTACCCTCAGACAGTGACACTGTGGACACAGAAGTAGGATCACTTCCCTGAGGTTAGCCTGCTTCATCTTATTCTCCTTTCACAGGCCCCCATCTGCCACCACGCCCAACAGAGACACCACCCATCCAACCAGAGCCTCTTGAGAGCCTCTCAGCACAGGTGTGCAGGCCCCTGTCCCATTTTCCTGAATCCTCTCCCTTCTGAAATCAGAGCTTATTTCACAGAAGGGGAAACCAAGGAAGAACTTAGTATCTGGCTGGAGATGGCACTCAGCACATCTGTTTCTCAGTGTGGAGACAGGACAGCCAGGGCTCTGAATAATCCACATATGCATATGGAGCCAGCCTCTTGGGGGCACAAGGCCTTTTGAGGAGCTGATAAGAGGGGTCTCTCACAGGTTGGTGACATCAGCATACAAGTGTCCCTCACATCTCAGGAAGCCTACAGATGTCAGAGGCCCAACTGGAAGTCTGAGCTCATTGCTCTGAGGTACCAGCTGCCTTTAGCAGAAGGAAGGGGTGAATTAGGGGATTTATGACCAAGTAGCCTTGCactaaaaaatggaaagaagtggGGGTCACGCTGTTCCTGAGCTCTCCCCTTCTGGACTTCTTAGAGTAAACACTTCTCCATCTCCCTGAGCTCAGGGATGACACAGACCGGAAGCTACTGTTGGGGTGAGGGAAGTAAAAGTCTCAGACCTCCTTGGGGGATGGATGCATGACCATATAGCCACCAGGTGAACTTCTACCAGGTGCCCTCTAACTCCTGTTTCCTCCCAGCCATTTTCTACACCCAGAGGCTGCTCACCTGGATGACGATCTTGATGGTGGCAGTGCCCACGATGGGCGTGCACACCAGGCCCCCAGGGTGCTGGCCGTCATCGCTTTGGTTCTGCTGGCCCATGGTGAAGAGCATGGGCACAGCCAGTAGGCCTGAGGCCAGCCAGATGGCGCTGATGAACTTCTTGGTGCGGCTGCGGGACATGAGGGTCTTAGCTTTGAAGGGATGGCAGATGGCCAGGTAGCGCTCCACACTCAGGCTGGCTACGTTGAGGGCGGTGGCATAGGTGCAGGCATCCCGCAGGAAGTAGTATCCCCTGCAGACGGCGTCCCCGAAGGCCCAGGGATGGTGGACCCAGATGAAGTTGTACAACTCCACGGGCATGGCGAGCAGCAGGATGAGCAGGTCTGAGGCTGCTAGGCtgcccaggtggtagtgcacagtGCTCTGCAGGTTCTGCAGTGACTTCTTGCGGGCCAGCGTAAAGGCCGTCACTGCGTTGCCCACCGTGCCCACCACAAAAAGAACCAGGTACACTGCTGTCACCAGCACCTTGGAGTAGATGTCAGTGTTCACGTCCAGGTGGCTGCTGGAAGTCGCCCTCACGTGCTGGGTGTTTAAGTCCAGCTCTCCTCTAGGGGTGGCTACCAAGCTTTCTGACACGTTGCCCGTGCGGTTGACCAAACCCGCGGCCAGCAGCGTTGCGTCCAGCAGCGCTAAGTCCAGCCCCGACGGCAGCAGGAAGGAGTCAGCAGTCTGCCGGCCGGGGGATCCTGGGGTCGAGCTGTTGAGGCGCATGGTGCTTGCTTACCTGGGTGCTGGGCTTCAGTCGGCACCTCCCGGCTGGGGTGGGCACGTCTCAAGGCCGAAAGAAGTAGAGGGATCGGGGAGGAGAGCGAGTGGTTAAAGATGAGCCCTCAGCGTCCGACACCGACCACCCCAGAGCGCACGGTGCTTGCACTCAGCCGGGGCTCCACCGCCCCTCCCAGACTGCTGCGGTTTCCCCGGCTCTCCAGTTCCAGCGGTTCCGCCTGCTCTCCAGCCCCGGGTCCCCTGGTCCCTGCTCGGCAGCGCCTTCTCCCGCCGGCTGGCGTGCGCGGGGCTAGTCTGTGTGCGGAGCGGAGCGGAGCTCAGCACAGCTACAGGCACTGTAGCTCACTCCCTCGCTCCCGCGCTCTCCCCGCAGCCGCGCCCCGCCCTCCCGGGCTCCGCGTCTCCTCTGAGCGGGCGGCCACCACTTGCCCCACGGCTAGAGACCGTGGGGCTGGCGGGGGGAGGCGGCGGGCCCTGCCTAGCCCCGATTGCTGGGCTGAGTGTAGCTCCTGAGTCCTAGGGGCAGTGACACTTGGGCGAGTACCCCAGTGGGTGGGTGTAGCGGCTGGGGAACGTTGGACACAGACACCCCACCTCAGCGAGCACACTCTCCCTTCCCTGCTGTTTCCTACCTCCCTCTTACTCCTCCGGGACTGACCTGCtctctctccgccccccccccccagctttctcAGCTGGGGAAGGGGCTATGGGGAGGGCGGGGCGGAGGAGGCTTCCTGCTGCGGTGACTGGGTGCTCCCGCTGCAGCTGCCTGGGCCGCCCCTCCCTCCTGGGGTGTCCAAGGATGCCTGAAGCTGcttgtggggagggagggggatgggaggtTGGGCTCTAGCACAACTAAGTGGTTCTGCATCTGGCACCCTGAGGTGGCATTGTGTCCAGTGGGTGCCAGTGGGCATGTTCTGCCTCCCCCGTCAGTAGAGGTGGTCAGCAGAAGTCATCCTCAATATACTTTGAAGCCCAGGAATATaatgtctccatttctatccaaccccccccccccccgccccctgagATTGCTTTGACAATTAGGGATATTTTGTGGTTCCAAACAAATTCTAGCCGTGCTTATGCTAGTTCCATAAAGGATGCCATTGGAATTGCGATAAAGATGGCACAAATATCTTTAGTGCTTTGGGCCAAGTGGCCATTCAAACTATGCCAATTATGACAATCCATGAACATGTATtttcttctatctttttctatttcttctaacAATAACTTACAGTTTATCCATaggtatcttatttatttatttttagatgtgATTGTGGATTGAAGAAAACACAGGCATAACACCCCAGGATATTGGCTTCAGAGATATTCAGAGATTCAATGCCAGTGGCAATTGAAATAaaagcaaagataaataaatgtgattacatcaaacaaaaaaatctgcacactgaaagaagctaccataaaaaacaaaaaaagtcatcTTATTGAATGGGAAAAATATCTGTACAGAATACATTTAACAAAGGCATAGTAGCCAAGGAATATTTAGAACttacaaaactcaacaacaaaaaagtcgaGTGACACCAgtgaaaaatggaaagaagaactGAACCAGCATTTCTTAAAAGAAGATATGCAGATGGCCAACAGGCACATCAAAAAGTGCTCATGGTTTTTTGTtaccagataaatgcaaattaagacaacaccaaGATAgcccctcactcctgtgagaatggcccacATCAAAAAGACCAAAAACAACAGATGCTGGTGAGGATGTGTATTGTAGATCATTAAgccaatgaaatgaaatgaaacaagaaagaaaactatgagatgaagcattaaaaaaaaaggaactcttaTATCCTCCTTATATcct
Proteins encoded in this window:
- the NTSR1 gene encoding neurotensin receptor type 1, giving the protein MRLNSSTPGSPGRQTADSFLLPSGLDLALLDATLLAAGLVNRTGNVSESLVATPRGELDLNTQHVRATSSSHLDVNTDIYSKVLVTAVYLVLFVVGTVGNAVTAFTLARKKSLQNLQSTVHYHLGSLAASDLLILLLAMPVELYNFIWVHHPWAFGDAVCRGYYFLRDACTYATALNVASLSVERYLAICHPFKAKTLMSRSRTKKFISAIWLASGLLAVPMLFTMGQQNQSDDGQHPGGLVCTPIVGTATIKIVIQINTFMSFVFPMVVISVLNTIIANKLTVMVRQAAEQGQVCTVGDQHNSFNMSIEPSRVQALRHGVHVLRAVVVAFVVCLLPYHVRRLMFCYISENHWTTFLYDFYHYFYMLTNVLFYVSSTVNPILYNLVSANFRQIFLSTLVCLCPLWGRRRRKPTFSRKTNSVSSNHTFSSNVTRETLY